One stretch of Carassius carassius chromosome 18, fCarCar2.1, whole genome shotgun sequence DNA includes these proteins:
- the LOC132091842 gene encoding E3 SUMO-protein ligase ZBED1-like, translated as MASASTEQSVTDTAATLISKRNSTSVVWNYFGFKKEDAAQLQVLCRACRAPVATSRGNTTNLFQHLKKYHKSMYDSCMTKIPSTSAPDRPNTSRQGSLTEMFESVTPYERNSKRHGEITRAITEFIAKDMMPLSTMTKPGFVALTYTLDKRYNIPSRTYFSQTAIPELYKKCKEKVAAEVKTVEFFASTTDMWSSRTAEPYQSLTVHFIDEDFNLRARCLQTTYFPDDHTGENIAAGLREGLASWDLHEENHVCITTDNASNMVLAARLNEWTRLQCFGHRLHLAIENALKDDRVSRATALCRKLVGHFSHSWKKKAALMEAQRELKLPEHNLITECPTRWGSKEMMIARVLEQAKAISQVLSGDRYARSLIPTWQDIDVLESIHKALHPLLEFTDALSGEEYVSISYLKPVLHLFATSVLAEDAEDTDLTKSIKTKVLAYLNNKYGDPNIQELLDVACFLDPRFKIQYISTDNIPAIKTRLKTEMVDLAQRTYHREKRSRTETVQMPQSAQPLGEKAKRSLGSFFKTSAASPSLPVEDVAEAELNNYLMTPTIDGEDDPLAWWRVHKISYPQLCIMARKYLCVPATSAPSERLFSTGGNIVTCTRSSLKPAKVNILVFLAKNL; from the exons ATGGCCTCTGCCTCGACGGAACAGTCAGTAACTGACACAGCTGCGACTTTAATCTCAAAGAGGAACAGCACGTCGGTGGTGTGGAActattttggtttcaaaaaaGAAGATGCTGCACAGCTTCAGGTGTTATGCAGAGCATGCCGTGCTCCCGTTGCGACTTCACGGGGTAACACTACAAACTTGTTTCAGCACTTAAAAAAATACCACAAATCAATGTATGACAGTTGTATGACCAAAATACCGAGCACCAGTGCGCCAGACAGGCCAAATACCTCAAGACAGGGATCACTGACCGAAATGTTCGAAAGTGTCACTCCGTATGAACGTAATTCAAAACGGCACGGGGAAATCACTCGGGCAATAACCGAGTTCATAGCCAAAGATATGATGCCTCTCAGCACGATGACCAAGCCTGGATTCGTGGCATTGACATATACGCTTGATAAACGGTACAATATACCCTCCCGTACATACTTCAGTCAGACTGCCATACCGGAGCTGTACAAAAAGTGTAAAGAGAAAGTCGCCGCGGAGGTTAAAACGGTGGAGTTTTTTGCTAGCACTACAGATATGTGGTCAAGCCGCACAGCTGAGCCTTACCAGAGTCTTACAGTCCATTTTATTGATGAAGATTTCAACCTCAGAGCTCGCTGCCTACAAACTACCTACTTCCCAGACGACCACACAGGGGAAAATATTGCAGCCGGCCTGAGAGAAGGGCTTGCCAGCTGGGATCTCCACGAGGAGAATCACGTCTGCATCACGACGGACAACGCGTCAAATATGGTTCTGGCTGCGCGGCTTAATGAATGGACGAGGCTCCAGTGTTTTGGGCACAGATTACATCTTGCCATTG AAAATGCACTCAAAGATGACAGAGTGTCAAGGGCAACAGCACTGTGCAGGAAGCTGGTGGGACACTTTTCCCACAGTTGGAAGAAGAAGGCAGCACTGATGGAGGCACAGAGGGAGCTCAAACTCCCTGAGCACAACCTCATAACGGAGTGCCCAACAAGATGGGGATCTAAAGAAATGATGATTGCTAGAGTGCTTGAACAGGCCAAAGCCATTTCTCAGGTATTGTCTGGAGATCGATATGCACGCTCCCTCATCCCAACCTGGCAAGATATTGATGTGTTGGAGTCGATTCACAAGGCACTGCATCCTCTACTGGAATTTACTGATGCTCTTTCTGGAGAGGAGTATGTGAGCATCTCCTACCTCAAGCCAGTTCTTCACCTTTTTGCCACATCAGTCCTGGCTGAAGATGCTGAGGACACTGACCTGACTAAATCAATAAAAACCAAAGTCCTAGCATACCTCAATAATAAATATGGAGACCCAAACATCCAGGAGCTTTTGGATGTTGCCTGTTTCCTGGACCCTAGGTTCAAAATACAGTACATCAGTACTGACAACATCCCTGCTATCAAGACCCGACTGAAGACAGAGATGGTAGACTTAGCACAGCGTACATATCATCGG GAGAAGAGGTCTCGTACTGAAACTGTTCAGATGCCTCAAAGTGCACAGCCCTTGGGGGAAAAGGCGAAGAGGTCTCTTGGCAGTTTTTTCAAGACCAGTGCAGCCTCTCCTTCTTTGCCTGTTGAAGATGTCGCAGAGGCAGAGTTAAACAATTACCTGATGACTCCTACCATTGATGGAGAAGATGATCCCTTGGCTTGGTGGAGGGTGCACAAGATCAGCTACCCACAGTTGTGCATCATGGCCCGCAAGTATCTTTGTGTACCTGCCACAAGCGCTCCCTCAGAGCGTCTTTTTAGCACAGGAGGGAATATTGTGACTTGCACTCGCTCATCCTTGAAGCCAGCAAAAGTCAATATTCTGGTTTTCTTAGCAAAAAACCTGTGA